In the Quercus lobata isolate SW786 chromosome 5, ValleyOak3.0 Primary Assembly, whole genome shotgun sequence genome, one interval contains:
- the LOC115990995 gene encoding uncharacterized protein LOC115990995 — MGLPEDSELRESLTKKPPEGMRQLMRCIEEYKRLKDDLLQSKGKVPMMNRPRQTGFSFRPQGGLTIQEPAAQMREVNVTFKEPDHLGQLVKAGHLKDFVLDSGDRVVGQDTRQRGNPLPPPVGVIEVIHIAPEKLIAGGRKGVLTVVPVEGNPDLQSSGKKMKFAQEPISFNDDNLEGTIQPHNDALVVTARISGFLVKNVMIDQGSGADVMYLDLFKGLRLRKEDLMKHTSPLVGFDGKVVIPEGQISLPVIMGGKEVAVTFTIVSSFSPYTAILGRPWTHSMRAVPSTLHVKIKFSTEQGVTVIRGDQQEARQCLTAVVN, encoded by the exons ATGGGGTTGCCCGAGGATTCCGAGCTACGAGAGTCGTTGACCAAGAAGCCTCCCGAAGGCATGCGGCAGCTTATGAGATGCATCGAGGAATATAAACGATTAAAGGATGACCTGCTGCAAAGCAAAGGTAAAGTGCCAATGATGAATCGTCCCCGGCAGACTGGTTTCTCGTTCAGGCCTCAGGGGGGTCTGACGATTCAAGAGCCGGCCGCACAAATGAGAGAAGTGAATGTAACGTTTAAGGAACCG GATCACCTCGGGCAATTAGTCAAGGCTGGGCACTTAAAGGATTTCGTGCTAGACTCGGGGGACAGAGTCGTAGGGCAGGATACTCGGCAAAGAGGGAACCCTCTCCCACCCCCTGTAGGGGTGATTGAAGTAATCCATATTGCCCCGGAGAAGCTCATTGCAGGAGGGAGGAAAGGAGTGTTGACAGTAGTACCGGTAGAGGGTAACCCGGATCTACAGTCGTCGGGTAAGAAGATGAAGTTTGCACAGGAGCCCATCTCATTCAACGATGACAATTTGGAGGGGACGATCCAACCACATAATGACGCATTAGTGGTCACGGCTCGGATAAGCGGCTTCTTAGTAAAAAATGTGATGATAGACCAGGGAAGCGGGGCCGACGTAATGTACCTTGATCTGTTCAAGGGACTCAGGCTAAGGAAAGAGGACCTGATGAAGCACACTTCTCCTTTGGTTGGGTTCGACGGCAAAGTAGTGATTCCTGAGGGGCAAATTTCTCTTCCCGTGATTATGGGAGGGAAAGAGGTGGCAGTGACATTCACAATAGTAAGTTCATTTTCCCCGTATACTGCCATTCTGGGAAGACCGTGGACCCATTCAATGAGGGCTGTCCCATCAACACTACATGTAAAGATTAAGTTTTCAACCGAGCAAGGTGTCACCGTGATAAGAGGAGACCAGCAAGAGGCCAGACAGTGTCTTACCGCCGTAGTGAATTAG